The following DNA comes from Amycolatopsis albispora.
ACGCGGTTGAGGTAGTCGCTCAGCGCCAGGTGCAGTTCCGGGACCCCGCGCCCGTCGAGGTAACCGAAGCGGTCCGACGGGATTTCGGTGAGCACCCGGCGGATCGAGCGCAGCCAGGCCGCGCGCGGGAAGTTCGACACGTCGGCGCGGCCGTAACCGAAGTCGATCGCGTGAGTCGCGGGCCGCACGGCCTGCGGGGTGGGGCGCGGCGTGGTCTGCGCGCCCGCGGCGACCTGCGTGTACCCGCCGGACCGGCTGGCCAGGTAACCCTCGGCCACCAGCTGCTGGTACGCCTCGACCACCACTCCCCGCGACACGCCGAGGTCGGCGGCCAGCGCGCGGGTGGGCGGCAGCGACGTGCCGAGCGGGAGCCGCCCGGACTGCACGCCGTCCCGGATGGCGGTGCCCAGCTGCCGGTGCAGCGGTACCTTCGAAGCGCGGTCGAGGTGGACCAGCAGCTCGGCCGCGAGCGAATTGGTCCCCGATCGCGTCATGGAATTGGACTTTAGACCGCGGACCGATTCCCGTCACGCTTTGGCCATGACCACTACCGAAGCACTCCGGTTCGACGGACAGCTCCTCGGCCCCGGCAGCCACGGCTACGACCAGGCCCGCTCGGTCTGGAACGCGATGATCGACCGCCGTCCGCGCCTGATCGCCCGCTGCGCCAGCGTCTCCGACGTGGTGCGTGCCGTGCACCTGGCGCGTGAACGGGAGCTCGAGATCGGCGTCCGCTGCGGCGGGCACAGCGGGCTGGGCCTGGCGGTGCCCGAGGACGGCCTGATGATCGACCTGACCCCGCTGAGTTCCGTGCGCGTCAGCGGGCGCCGGGCCCACGTCGGCGGCGGCGCGCTGCTCGGCGCGCTCGACCGCGCGGCGCAGCGGCACGGCCTGGCGACCACGGCCGGCAACGTGTCCCACACCGGCGTCGGCGGGCTCACCCTCGGCGGCGGTATGGGCTGGCTCGCCAGGCAGTACGGCCTGGCCTGCGACAACGTGCTCTCCTACCAGGTCGTCACCGCCGACGGCGCGGTCGTACGGGCGAGCGCCACCGAGAATCCCGAGCTGTTCTGGGGCCTGCGCGGGGGTGGCGGCAATTTCGGCATCGTCACCGAATTCGAGTTCGCGCTGCACCCGGTGGGCACGCGGGCGCTGGTCGCCGAGTACGTGTTCCCCGCCGAACGGGCCGCCGCGGCCATGCGGGCCTGGCGCGACCTGAGCCACGAGGCGCCCCGGCGCGCGACCTTCACCGCGTCACTGGGGCAGGAGGGCAAGCTCGAAGTGGGCTTTGTCTGGGTGGGCGACCCGGCCGCCGCGGCGCCGCTGCTGAGCCAACTGCGTGAACTGGGCCACCCGCTGGAAAGCCGCGTCGGTGAGCTGTCCTATTTGGACCTCCAGCAGCGGGACGACCAGACCGGCGGGCACCATCGGCGCCGCTACTCCAAGGGCCACTACCTGCCCGAACTGCCGGACGCCGCGATCGACGCCTTCCTCTCCCGCGGCGCGGACGACCCGCGGCAGCCCGGCCTGCCCAACGCCGGGTTGCAGGCCTACGGCGGTGCGATCGCCGACGTGGCCGAGGAGGACAGCGCGTTCAGCCATCGCGGCACGAAGTTCGAGTACGGCACGGGCATGGGCTGGACCGACCCGGCGGAGGACCACGCGCGGATGGCCGCCGCCCGGCGGAGCGCCCGCGCCCTCGAGCCGTTCGCGGACGGCGTGTACGTCAACTCCCTCAGCGACGACCGGATCCAGCGTGCCTACCCGCCGGCCAAGCTCGCCCGGCTCCGCGCGCTCAAGCGGACCTACGACCCGGGCAACGTCTTCCACCTCAACCCGAACATCACCCCGGCCTGAGCCCGCCGTCCCGGGTGGCGGGCAGGACCGGGGTGAGCACGGCGATGGCGAGCATGATCAACGCGATGCCGGTGAACGCGTCACCGTAGTGCCCGGCCATGGTCGCGGCACTGCCGGTGGTGCCGCTCGCGGTCACCGTCAGCAGCACGGCCAGCCCGAACGCGCCGCCGAACTGGCGGGTGGTGTTCATCAGCCCGGAGGCCGCGCCCGCGTCGAGCGGCTCGACACCGGAGGTGACGGTTCTCGCCAGCGGGGTGCCCACCAGCCCGCCGCCGATGGAGATCAGCACGGCCGGTCCGAGCACACCGTCGAGATAGGCGCTGTCCGGCGTGATCCGGCTCTGCCACCAGAACCCGAGCGCGCCGATGGCGGCACCGGCGGCGATCAGCACCCGCGCCTGCACCCGCCGCATCAGCCACGGCACCAGCCGCAGGCCGACCACCAGCATCACCACCGCGTGCGGCACGAACCCCAGCCCCGCTTCCGCGGCGCTGTAACCCAGCACGTGCTGCATGGTCAGGGTGAGGAAGAACCACACCGGCACCTGGCTCGCCCCGGCCAGCAGCATGGCCAGGTTGCCCCAGGCGATCCCGGGCAGCGCGAACAGGCGCGGTGGGATCAGCGGTGAGGCCGCGAACCTGGCTTCGACCACGACAAATACGATCAGCGCGAGCAGTCCGCCGACCAGCGGCAGCGCCACCGACGCGTGGCCCCAGTTGTGCTCGTGGGTCTGCGAAACGCCGAAGGTGAGCAGCGTCAGCCCGGTCGTGGCCAGTACCGCGCCCGGCAGGTCCAGCCGCACCCGGCCCCACGGCGTGTCCGATGGCCGGGCGAGCACCCGCGCGGCGAAGAACAGCACCGGGATGCCGATCGGCACGTTGACCAGCAGCACCGACCGCCACGACAGCAGCTCGGTGAACACCCCGCCGAGCAGGTTGCCCGCGGCGCCGCCGACCAGCGCCACCGCGGTGGAAATGGTCAGCGCGCGCGTCCGGCGTGGTCCCTCGGGGAACGACGTGGTGAGCAGGGTGACCGCCAGCGGCGCCAGCACGGCCGCACCGGCGCCCTGCCCGGCCCGCGCCGCGATCAGCATCGCCGGGGTGGTGGCGAGCCCGCCGAGCAGGCTGGCCGCGGTGAACACGGCGAGCCCGCCGAGGAACACCCGCCGGTGGCCGTAGATGTCGGCGAGCCTGCCGCCGAACAGCAGGAGCCCGGCGAAGGCCAGCGTGTACCCGTTGACCACCCACTGCAGGCCCGACGG
Coding sequences within:
- a CDS encoding FAD-binding oxidoreductase, with the translated sequence MTTTEALRFDGQLLGPGSHGYDQARSVWNAMIDRRPRLIARCASVSDVVRAVHLARERELEIGVRCGGHSGLGLAVPEDGLMIDLTPLSSVRVSGRRAHVGGGALLGALDRAAQRHGLATTAGNVSHTGVGGLTLGGGMGWLARQYGLACDNVLSYQVVTADGAVVRASATENPELFWGLRGGGGNFGIVTEFEFALHPVGTRALVAEYVFPAERAAAAMRAWRDLSHEAPRRATFTASLGQEGKLEVGFVWVGDPAAAAPLLSQLRELGHPLESRVGELSYLDLQQRDDQTGGHHRRRYSKGHYLPELPDAAIDAFLSRGADDPRQPGLPNAGLQAYGGAIADVAEEDSAFSHRGTKFEYGTGMGWTDPAEDHARMAAARRSARALEPFADGVYVNSLSDDRIQRAYPPAKLARLRALKRTYDPGNVFHLNPNITPA
- a CDS encoding MFS transporter; the protein is MTTTERTSGSSTAGTALALACVAHFLVVFDTSVITVALPSMRAELGFTPSGLQWVVNGYTLAFAGLLLFGGRLADIYGHRRVFLGGLAVFTAASLLGGLATTPAMLIAARAGQGAGAAVLAPLAVTLLTTSFPEGPRRTRALTISTAVALVGGAAGNLLGGVFTELLSWRSVLLVNVPIGIPVLFFAARVLARPSDTPWGRVRLDLPGAVLATTGLTLLTFGVSQTHEHNWGHASVALPLVGGLLALIVFVVVEARFAASPLIPPRLFALPGIAWGNLAMLLAGASQVPVWFFLTLTMQHVLGYSAAEAGLGFVPHAVVMLVVGLRLVPWLMRRVQARVLIAAGAAIGALGFWWQSRITPDSAYLDGVLGPAVLISIGGGLVGTPLARTVTSGVEPLDAGAASGLMNTTRQFGGAFGLAVLLTVTASGTTGSAATMAGHYGDAFTGIALIMLAIAVLTPVLPATRDGGLRPG